Proteins from one Triticum aestivum cultivar Chinese Spring chromosome 7A, IWGSC CS RefSeq v2.1, whole genome shotgun sequence genomic window:
- the LOC123149900 gene encoding uncharacterized protein isoform X1: MGRLRKVSHQDVPLVSSLESADSLDEAFVPNDFAEDGSHPVSPDLSRDEGEFDKALLKFYLNQKVKCLKRKLSSASRRNVRQKRSTDFPTCATFTRYSGKFFSGVVAGMCPRYQNVIQTYGMGCLLNFVRTEVPLRLVKWLASRFDVPSSEFQFERKFIPMTKYDIHDILDLPVDGEPLVSDPESGRDFILSHFNVSSIPPVSFFASKLKSTEVELSDEDIFICFMIVALSSFLCPNSSLSPSPKYLHIFRDCSSVCNYDLSGYVYEWLLSSIKKFKNSTKVASKRSMTSGGCHYAFAVCYLDQLNFGLHSVPDVKPRILAWRGNKVKQFSELDRNNSRSYGKRPLKRLFAPVNPQKSIEKSSASKDGDVPLCSDMLFEMNVQKSFGACFGFEAAQVVINLVQSRNKDKPKLFVQWSQSLVIDVLECLSLSTLNAKSVLTPKVYSSEGHSLNKFSFGAKSLSIQSFIDERKCETVVEKSSPEVQQQIPNLNEASPFVSGVVSVGGFHNPVVLSSSSPAPKVCDEGVVNEANVEAAIPVADLSSIKSPSHSIGISPSTTRCAIPVVGSTLEPLAGLIKKCEPKADDNGFQRPTFAQLNRTLGVQSNGDVTNGEPNVKQVDNSFGEPSPLVPIRLSQRFHNAVASCLWSLMTRGFVCPGRTGKMFTQPV, from the exons ATGGGTAGGCTACGGAAAGTGTCTCATCAGGATGTTCCATTAGTATCATCTTTAGAGAGTGCAGATTCACTGGATGAAGCTTTTGTGCCTAATGATTTTGCAGAAGATGGTTCTCATCCTGTGTCTCCG GATCTATCTCGAGATGAAGGAGAGTTCGACAAGGCTCTTTTGAAGTTCTATCTCAATCAA AAAGTAAAATGCTTAAAGAGGAAACTATCATCTGCTTCTAGGAGGAATGTG AGGCAGAAACGATCTACTGATTTCCCCACTTGTGCCACTTTCACTAGATATTCTGGGAAGTTCTTCTCTGGTGTTGTTGCTGGAATGTGTCCTAGGTATCAGAATGTCATCCAGACATACGGCATGGGCTGTCTCTTAAACTTTGTTAGGACCGAGGTTCCCCTTAGGCTAGTGAAGTGGCTTGCTAGTAGGTTTGATGTCCCTTCATCTGAATTCCAGTTCGAAAGGAAATTTATCCCAATGACCAAGTATGATATCCATGATATCCTTGACCTCCCAGTAGATGGTGAGCCACTTGTGTCTGATCCTGAGTCTGGACGTGATTTTATCCTGTCTCACTTCAATGTTTCTAGTATTCCTCCTGTCTCTTTCTTCGCCAGCAAGCTTAAATCCACCGAAGTCGAGTTGTCTGATGAAGACATTTTCATTTGCTTCATGATTGTTGCGTTGTCCTCATTCCTTTGTCCCAACTCTAGCCTCAGTCCTAGCCCGAAGTACCTGCATATTTTCAGGGATTGTTCTTCTGTGTGCAACTATGATCTGTCCGGATATGTTTATGAGTGGTTGTTGAGCAGCATCAAAAAGTTCAAGAATTCCACTAAAGTTGCTTCTAAAAGATCAATGACGTCTGGTGGTTGTCACTATGCTTTTGCT GTTTGTTACCTTGACCAACTTAATTTCGGTCTCCATTCTGTCCCTGATGTCAAGCCCCGGATTCTAGCATGGAGAGGTAACAAAGTTAAGCAATTTTCAGAGCTTGACAGAAACAATAGCCGCTCTTATGGCAAGAGGCCTCTAAAGCGGTTGTTTGCTCCAGTTAATCCACAG AAGTCTATCGAGAAATCTTCAGCAAGCAAAGATGGTGATGTTCCCCTTTGCAGTGACATGCTTTTTGAAATGAATGTGCAGAAATCCTTCGGTGCTTGTTTTGGGTTTGAG GCTGCTCAAGTAGTCATAAACCTTGTTCAATCTAGGAACAAAGACAAGCCCAAGCTATTTGTACAATGGTCACAGTCCCTTGTAATTGACGTTCTAGAATGCTTATCACTCTCTACTCTAAATGCCAAATCTGTCCTGACACCTAAAGTTTATTCAAGTGAGGGTCATTCTCTCAACAAGTTCTCTTTTG GCGCCAAGTCTCTCTCTATTCAATCTTTCATTGATGAGAGGAAGTGTGAGACTGTTGTTGAGAAATCATCTCCTGAAGTCCAGCAGCAAATCCCCAATTTGAATGAAGCTTCTCCTTTTGTTTCTGGTGTTGTTAGTGTTGGGGGTTTTCACAACCCAGTAGTTTTATCTAGTTCATCTCCAGCTCCTAAAGTGTGTGATGAG gGCGTGGTAAATGAGGCAAATGTTGAAGCTGCAATTCCAGTGGCGGATTTATCTTCTATAAAAAGTCCTTCTCATTCTATAG GTATATCCCCTTCAACGACGCGGTGTGCAATTCCTGTTGTTGGTTCTACTTTGGAGCCCTTAG CTGGTCTTATTAAGAAATGTGAACCCAAGGCCGATGATAATGGTTTTCAAAGACCCACTTTTGCTCAGTTAAATCGCACTCTTGGTGTTCAATCTAATGGCGATGTTACCAATGGTGAGCCCAATGTTAAACAGGTCGATAATTCTTTTGGAGAACCGTCCCCTCTGGTTCCTATTCGCTTGTCGCAGCGTTTCCATAATGCGGTTGCAAGTTGTTTGTGGTCCCTGATGACGAGGGGGTTTGTTTGTCCAGGTCGAACGGGCAAGATGTTTACCCAACCCGTTTAG
- the LOC123149900 gene encoding uncharacterized protein isoform X5, with translation MKLLCLMILQKMDLSRDEGEFDKALLKFYLNQKVKCLKRKLSSASRRNVRQKRSTDFPTCATFTRYSGKFFSGVVAGMCPRYQNVIQTYGMGCLLNFVRTEVPLRLVKWLASRFDVPSSEFQFERKFIPMTKYDIHDILDLPVDGEPLVSDPESGRDFILSHFNVSSIPPVSFFASKLKSTEVELSDEDIFICFMIVALSSFLCPNSSLSPSPKYLHIFRDCSSVCNYDLSGYVYEWLLSSIKKFKNSTKVASKRSMTSGGCHYAFAVCYLDQLNFGLHSVPDVKPRILAWRGNKVKQFSELDRNNSRSYGKRPLKRLFAPVNPQKSIEKSSASKDGDVPLCSDMLFEMNVQKSFGACFGFEAAQVVINLVQSRNKDKPKLFVQWSQSLVIDVLECLSLSTLNAKSVLTPKVYSSEGHSLNKFSFGAKSLSIQSFIDERKCETVVEKSSPEVQQQIPNLNEASPFVSGVVSVGGFHNPVVLSSSSPAPKVCDEGVVNEANVEAAIPVADLSSIKSPSHSIGISPSTTRCAIPVVGSTLEPLAGLIKKCEPKADDNGFQRPTFAQLNRTLGVQSNGDVTNGEPNVKQVDNSFGEPSPLVPIRLSQRFHNAVASCLWSLMTRGFVCPGRTGKMFTQPV, from the exons ATGAAGCTTTTGTGCCTAATGATTTTGCAGAAGATG GATCTATCTCGAGATGAAGGAGAGTTCGACAAGGCTCTTTTGAAGTTCTATCTCAATCAA AAAGTAAAATGCTTAAAGAGGAAACTATCATCTGCTTCTAGGAGGAATGTG AGGCAGAAACGATCTACTGATTTCCCCACTTGTGCCACTTTCACTAGATATTCTGGGAAGTTCTTCTCTGGTGTTGTTGCTGGAATGTGTCCTAGGTATCAGAATGTCATCCAGACATACGGCATGGGCTGTCTCTTAAACTTTGTTAGGACCGAGGTTCCCCTTAGGCTAGTGAAGTGGCTTGCTAGTAGGTTTGATGTCCCTTCATCTGAATTCCAGTTCGAAAGGAAATTTATCCCAATGACCAAGTATGATATCCATGATATCCTTGACCTCCCAGTAGATGGTGAGCCACTTGTGTCTGATCCTGAGTCTGGACGTGATTTTATCCTGTCTCACTTCAATGTTTCTAGTATTCCTCCTGTCTCTTTCTTCGCCAGCAAGCTTAAATCCACCGAAGTCGAGTTGTCTGATGAAGACATTTTCATTTGCTTCATGATTGTTGCGTTGTCCTCATTCCTTTGTCCCAACTCTAGCCTCAGTCCTAGCCCGAAGTACCTGCATATTTTCAGGGATTGTTCTTCTGTGTGCAACTATGATCTGTCCGGATATGTTTATGAGTGGTTGTTGAGCAGCATCAAAAAGTTCAAGAATTCCACTAAAGTTGCTTCTAAAAGATCAATGACGTCTGGTGGTTGTCACTATGCTTTTGCT GTTTGTTACCTTGACCAACTTAATTTCGGTCTCCATTCTGTCCCTGATGTCAAGCCCCGGATTCTAGCATGGAGAGGTAACAAAGTTAAGCAATTTTCAGAGCTTGACAGAAACAATAGCCGCTCTTATGGCAAGAGGCCTCTAAAGCGGTTGTTTGCTCCAGTTAATCCACAG AAGTCTATCGAGAAATCTTCAGCAAGCAAAGATGGTGATGTTCCCCTTTGCAGTGACATGCTTTTTGAAATGAATGTGCAGAAATCCTTCGGTGCTTGTTTTGGGTTTGAG GCTGCTCAAGTAGTCATAAACCTTGTTCAATCTAGGAACAAAGACAAGCCCAAGCTATTTGTACAATGGTCACAGTCCCTTGTAATTGACGTTCTAGAATGCTTATCACTCTCTACTCTAAATGCCAAATCTGTCCTGACACCTAAAGTTTATTCAAGTGAGGGTCATTCTCTCAACAAGTTCTCTTTTG GCGCCAAGTCTCTCTCTATTCAATCTTTCATTGATGAGAGGAAGTGTGAGACTGTTGTTGAGAAATCATCTCCTGAAGTCCAGCAGCAAATCCCCAATTTGAATGAAGCTTCTCCTTTTGTTTCTGGTGTTGTTAGTGTTGGGGGTTTTCACAACCCAGTAGTTTTATCTAGTTCATCTCCAGCTCCTAAAGTGTGTGATGAG gGCGTGGTAAATGAGGCAAATGTTGAAGCTGCAATTCCAGTGGCGGATTTATCTTCTATAAAAAGTCCTTCTCATTCTATAG GTATATCCCCTTCAACGACGCGGTGTGCAATTCCTGTTGTTGGTTCTACTTTGGAGCCCTTAG CTGGTCTTATTAAGAAATGTGAACCCAAGGCCGATGATAATGGTTTTCAAAGACCCACTTTTGCTCAGTTAAATCGCACTCTTGGTGTTCAATCTAATGGCGATGTTACCAATGGTGAGCCCAATGTTAAACAGGTCGATAATTCTTTTGGAGAACCGTCCCCTCTGGTTCCTATTCGCTTGTCGCAGCGTTTCCATAATGCGGTTGCAAGTTGTTTGTGGTCCCTGATGACGAGGGGGTTTGTTTGTCCAGGTCGAACGGGCAAGATGTTTACCCAACCCGTTTAG
- the LOC123149900 gene encoding uncharacterized protein isoform X7, which produces MGRLRKVSHQDVPLVSSLESADSLDEAFVPNDFAEDGSHPVSPDLSRDEGEFDKALLKFYLNQKVKCLKRKLSSASRRNVRQKRSTDFPTCATFTRYSGKFFSGVVAGMCPRYQNVIQTYGMGCLLNFVRTEVPLRLVKWLASRFDVPSSEFQFERKFIPMTKYDIHDILDLPVDGEPLVSDPESGRDFILSHFNVSSIPPVSFFASKLKSTEVELSDEDIFICFMIVALSSFLCPNSSLSPSPKYLHIFRDCSSVCNYDLSGYVYEWLLSSIKKFKNSTKVASKRSMTSGGCHYAFAVCYLDQLNFGLHSVPDVKPRILAWRGNKVKQFSELDRNNSRSYGKRPLKRLFAPVNPQKSIEKSSASKDGDVPLCSDMLFEMNVQKSFGACFGFEAAQVVINLVQSRNKDKPKLFVQWSQSLVIDVLECLSLSTLNAKSVLTPKVYSSEGHSLNKFSFGAKSLSIQSFIDERKCETVVEKSSPEVQQQIPNLNEASPFVSGVVSVGGFHNPVVLSSSSPAPKVCDEGVVNEANVEAAIPVADLSSIKSPSHSIAGLIKKCEPKADDNGFQRPTFAQLNRTLGVQSNGDVTNGRTGKMFTQPV; this is translated from the exons ATGGGTAGGCTACGGAAAGTGTCTCATCAGGATGTTCCATTAGTATCATCTTTAGAGAGTGCAGATTCACTGGATGAAGCTTTTGTGCCTAATGATTTTGCAGAAGATGGTTCTCATCCTGTGTCTCCG GATCTATCTCGAGATGAAGGAGAGTTCGACAAGGCTCTTTTGAAGTTCTATCTCAATCAA AAAGTAAAATGCTTAAAGAGGAAACTATCATCTGCTTCTAGGAGGAATGTG AGGCAGAAACGATCTACTGATTTCCCCACTTGTGCCACTTTCACTAGATATTCTGGGAAGTTCTTCTCTGGTGTTGTTGCTGGAATGTGTCCTAGGTATCAGAATGTCATCCAGACATACGGCATGGGCTGTCTCTTAAACTTTGTTAGGACCGAGGTTCCCCTTAGGCTAGTGAAGTGGCTTGCTAGTAGGTTTGATGTCCCTTCATCTGAATTCCAGTTCGAAAGGAAATTTATCCCAATGACCAAGTATGATATCCATGATATCCTTGACCTCCCAGTAGATGGTGAGCCACTTGTGTCTGATCCTGAGTCTGGACGTGATTTTATCCTGTCTCACTTCAATGTTTCTAGTATTCCTCCTGTCTCTTTCTTCGCCAGCAAGCTTAAATCCACCGAAGTCGAGTTGTCTGATGAAGACATTTTCATTTGCTTCATGATTGTTGCGTTGTCCTCATTCCTTTGTCCCAACTCTAGCCTCAGTCCTAGCCCGAAGTACCTGCATATTTTCAGGGATTGTTCTTCTGTGTGCAACTATGATCTGTCCGGATATGTTTATGAGTGGTTGTTGAGCAGCATCAAAAAGTTCAAGAATTCCACTAAAGTTGCTTCTAAAAGATCAATGACGTCTGGTGGTTGTCACTATGCTTTTGCT GTTTGTTACCTTGACCAACTTAATTTCGGTCTCCATTCTGTCCCTGATGTCAAGCCCCGGATTCTAGCATGGAGAGGTAACAAAGTTAAGCAATTTTCAGAGCTTGACAGAAACAATAGCCGCTCTTATGGCAAGAGGCCTCTAAAGCGGTTGTTTGCTCCAGTTAATCCACAG AAGTCTATCGAGAAATCTTCAGCAAGCAAAGATGGTGATGTTCCCCTTTGCAGTGACATGCTTTTTGAAATGAATGTGCAGAAATCCTTCGGTGCTTGTTTTGGGTTTGAG GCTGCTCAAGTAGTCATAAACCTTGTTCAATCTAGGAACAAAGACAAGCCCAAGCTATTTGTACAATGGTCACAGTCCCTTGTAATTGACGTTCTAGAATGCTTATCACTCTCTACTCTAAATGCCAAATCTGTCCTGACACCTAAAGTTTATTCAAGTGAGGGTCATTCTCTCAACAAGTTCTCTTTTG GCGCCAAGTCTCTCTCTATTCAATCTTTCATTGATGAGAGGAAGTGTGAGACTGTTGTTGAGAAATCATCTCCTGAAGTCCAGCAGCAAATCCCCAATTTGAATGAAGCTTCTCCTTTTGTTTCTGGTGTTGTTAGTGTTGGGGGTTTTCACAACCCAGTAGTTTTATCTAGTTCATCTCCAGCTCCTAAAGTGTGTGATGAG gGCGTGGTAAATGAGGCAAATGTTGAAGCTGCAATTCCAGTGGCGGATTTATCTTCTATAAAAAGTCCTTCTCATTCTATAG CTGGTCTTATTAAGAAATGTGAACCCAAGGCCGATGATAATGGTTTTCAAAGACCCACTTTTGCTCAGTTAAATCGCACTCTTGGTGTTCAATCTAATGGCGATGTTACCAATG GTCGAACGGGCAAGATGTTTACCCAACCCGTTTAG
- the LOC123149900 gene encoding uncharacterized protein isoform X3, with the protein MGRLRKVSHQDVPLVSSLESADSLDEAFVPNDFAEDGSHPVSPDLSRDEGEFDKALLKFYLNQKVKCLKRKLSSASRRNVRQKRSTDFPTCATFTRYSGKFFSGVVAGMCPRYQNVIQTYGMGCLLNFVRTEVPLRLVKWLASRFDVPSSEFQFERKFIPMTKYDIHDILDLPVDGEPLVSDPESGRDFILSHFNVSSIPPVSFFASKLKSTEVELSDEDIFICFMIVALSSFLCPNSSLSPSPKYLHIFRDCSSVCNYDLSGYVYEWLLSSIKKFKNSTKVASKRSMTSGGCHYAFAVCYLDQLNFGLHSVPDVKPRILAWRGNKVKQFSELDRNNSRSYGKRPLKRLFAPVNPQKSIEKSSASKDGDVPLCSDMLFEMNVQKSFGACFGFEAAQVVINLVQSRNKDKPKLFVQWSQSLVIDVLECLSLSTLNAKSVLTPKVYSSAKSLSIQSFIDERKCETVVEKSSPEVQQQIPNLNEASPFVSGVVSVGGFHNPVVLSSSSPAPKVCDEGVVNEANVEAAIPVADLSSIKSPSHSIGISPSTTRCAIPVVGSTLEPLAGLIKKCEPKADDNGFQRPTFAQLNRTLGVQSNGDVTNGEPNVKQVDNSFGEPSPLVPIRLSQRFHNAVASCLWSLMTRGFVCPGRTGKMFTQPV; encoded by the exons ATGGGTAGGCTACGGAAAGTGTCTCATCAGGATGTTCCATTAGTATCATCTTTAGAGAGTGCAGATTCACTGGATGAAGCTTTTGTGCCTAATGATTTTGCAGAAGATGGTTCTCATCCTGTGTCTCCG GATCTATCTCGAGATGAAGGAGAGTTCGACAAGGCTCTTTTGAAGTTCTATCTCAATCAA AAAGTAAAATGCTTAAAGAGGAAACTATCATCTGCTTCTAGGAGGAATGTG AGGCAGAAACGATCTACTGATTTCCCCACTTGTGCCACTTTCACTAGATATTCTGGGAAGTTCTTCTCTGGTGTTGTTGCTGGAATGTGTCCTAGGTATCAGAATGTCATCCAGACATACGGCATGGGCTGTCTCTTAAACTTTGTTAGGACCGAGGTTCCCCTTAGGCTAGTGAAGTGGCTTGCTAGTAGGTTTGATGTCCCTTCATCTGAATTCCAGTTCGAAAGGAAATTTATCCCAATGACCAAGTATGATATCCATGATATCCTTGACCTCCCAGTAGATGGTGAGCCACTTGTGTCTGATCCTGAGTCTGGACGTGATTTTATCCTGTCTCACTTCAATGTTTCTAGTATTCCTCCTGTCTCTTTCTTCGCCAGCAAGCTTAAATCCACCGAAGTCGAGTTGTCTGATGAAGACATTTTCATTTGCTTCATGATTGTTGCGTTGTCCTCATTCCTTTGTCCCAACTCTAGCCTCAGTCCTAGCCCGAAGTACCTGCATATTTTCAGGGATTGTTCTTCTGTGTGCAACTATGATCTGTCCGGATATGTTTATGAGTGGTTGTTGAGCAGCATCAAAAAGTTCAAGAATTCCACTAAAGTTGCTTCTAAAAGATCAATGACGTCTGGTGGTTGTCACTATGCTTTTGCT GTTTGTTACCTTGACCAACTTAATTTCGGTCTCCATTCTGTCCCTGATGTCAAGCCCCGGATTCTAGCATGGAGAGGTAACAAAGTTAAGCAATTTTCAGAGCTTGACAGAAACAATAGCCGCTCTTATGGCAAGAGGCCTCTAAAGCGGTTGTTTGCTCCAGTTAATCCACAG AAGTCTATCGAGAAATCTTCAGCAAGCAAAGATGGTGATGTTCCCCTTTGCAGTGACATGCTTTTTGAAATGAATGTGCAGAAATCCTTCGGTGCTTGTTTTGGGTTTGAG GCTGCTCAAGTAGTCATAAACCTTGTTCAATCTAGGAACAAAGACAAGCCCAAGCTATTTGTACAATGGTCACAGTCCCTTGTAATTGACGTTCTAGAATGCTTATCACTCTCTACTCTAAATGCCAAATCTGTCCTGACACCTAAAGTTTATTCAA GCGCCAAGTCTCTCTCTATTCAATCTTTCATTGATGAGAGGAAGTGTGAGACTGTTGTTGAGAAATCATCTCCTGAAGTCCAGCAGCAAATCCCCAATTTGAATGAAGCTTCTCCTTTTGTTTCTGGTGTTGTTAGTGTTGGGGGTTTTCACAACCCAGTAGTTTTATCTAGTTCATCTCCAGCTCCTAAAGTGTGTGATGAG gGCGTGGTAAATGAGGCAAATGTTGAAGCTGCAATTCCAGTGGCGGATTTATCTTCTATAAAAAGTCCTTCTCATTCTATAG GTATATCCCCTTCAACGACGCGGTGTGCAATTCCTGTTGTTGGTTCTACTTTGGAGCCCTTAG CTGGTCTTATTAAGAAATGTGAACCCAAGGCCGATGATAATGGTTTTCAAAGACCCACTTTTGCTCAGTTAAATCGCACTCTTGGTGTTCAATCTAATGGCGATGTTACCAATGGTGAGCCCAATGTTAAACAGGTCGATAATTCTTTTGGAGAACCGTCCCCTCTGGTTCCTATTCGCTTGTCGCAGCGTTTCCATAATGCGGTTGCAAGTTGTTTGTGGTCCCTGATGACGAGGGGGTTTGTTTGTCCAGGTCGAACGGGCAAGATGTTTACCCAACCCGTTTAG
- the LOC123149900 gene encoding uncharacterized protein isoform X4, whose amino-acid sequence MGRLRKVSHQDVPLVSSLESADSLDEAFVPNDFAEDGSHPVSPDLSRDEGEFDKALLKFYLNQKVKCLKRKLSSASRRNVRQKRSTDFPTCATFTRYSGKFFSGVVAGMCPRYQNVIQTYGMGCLLNFVRTEVPLRLVKWLASRFDVPSSEFQFERKFIPMTKYDIHDILDLPVDGEPLVSDPESGRDFILSHFNVSSIPPVSFFASKLKSTEVELSDEDIFICFMIVALSSFLCPNSSLSPSPKYLHIFRDCSSVCNYDLSGYVYEWLLSSIKKFKNSTKVASKRSMTSGGCHYAFAVCYLDQLNFGLHSVPDVKPRILAWRGNKVKQFSELDRNNSRSYGKRPLKRLFAPVNPQKSIEKSSASKDGDVPLCSDMLFEMNVQKSFGACFGFEAAQVVINLVQSRNKDKPKLFVQWSQSLVIDVLECLSLSTLNAKSVLTPKVYSSEGHSLNKFSFGAKSLSIQSFIDERKCETVVEKSSPEVQQQIPNLNEASPFVSGVVSVGGFHNPVVLSSSSPAPKVCDEGVVNEANVEAAIPVADLSSIKSPSHSIAGLIKKCEPKADDNGFQRPTFAQLNRTLGVQSNGDVTNGEPNVKQVDNSFGEPSPLVPIRLSQRFHNAVASCLWSLMTRGFVCPGRTGKMFTQPV is encoded by the exons ATGGGTAGGCTACGGAAAGTGTCTCATCAGGATGTTCCATTAGTATCATCTTTAGAGAGTGCAGATTCACTGGATGAAGCTTTTGTGCCTAATGATTTTGCAGAAGATGGTTCTCATCCTGTGTCTCCG GATCTATCTCGAGATGAAGGAGAGTTCGACAAGGCTCTTTTGAAGTTCTATCTCAATCAA AAAGTAAAATGCTTAAAGAGGAAACTATCATCTGCTTCTAGGAGGAATGTG AGGCAGAAACGATCTACTGATTTCCCCACTTGTGCCACTTTCACTAGATATTCTGGGAAGTTCTTCTCTGGTGTTGTTGCTGGAATGTGTCCTAGGTATCAGAATGTCATCCAGACATACGGCATGGGCTGTCTCTTAAACTTTGTTAGGACCGAGGTTCCCCTTAGGCTAGTGAAGTGGCTTGCTAGTAGGTTTGATGTCCCTTCATCTGAATTCCAGTTCGAAAGGAAATTTATCCCAATGACCAAGTATGATATCCATGATATCCTTGACCTCCCAGTAGATGGTGAGCCACTTGTGTCTGATCCTGAGTCTGGACGTGATTTTATCCTGTCTCACTTCAATGTTTCTAGTATTCCTCCTGTCTCTTTCTTCGCCAGCAAGCTTAAATCCACCGAAGTCGAGTTGTCTGATGAAGACATTTTCATTTGCTTCATGATTGTTGCGTTGTCCTCATTCCTTTGTCCCAACTCTAGCCTCAGTCCTAGCCCGAAGTACCTGCATATTTTCAGGGATTGTTCTTCTGTGTGCAACTATGATCTGTCCGGATATGTTTATGAGTGGTTGTTGAGCAGCATCAAAAAGTTCAAGAATTCCACTAAAGTTGCTTCTAAAAGATCAATGACGTCTGGTGGTTGTCACTATGCTTTTGCT GTTTGTTACCTTGACCAACTTAATTTCGGTCTCCATTCTGTCCCTGATGTCAAGCCCCGGATTCTAGCATGGAGAGGTAACAAAGTTAAGCAATTTTCAGAGCTTGACAGAAACAATAGCCGCTCTTATGGCAAGAGGCCTCTAAAGCGGTTGTTTGCTCCAGTTAATCCACAG AAGTCTATCGAGAAATCTTCAGCAAGCAAAGATGGTGATGTTCCCCTTTGCAGTGACATGCTTTTTGAAATGAATGTGCAGAAATCCTTCGGTGCTTGTTTTGGGTTTGAG GCTGCTCAAGTAGTCATAAACCTTGTTCAATCTAGGAACAAAGACAAGCCCAAGCTATTTGTACAATGGTCACAGTCCCTTGTAATTGACGTTCTAGAATGCTTATCACTCTCTACTCTAAATGCCAAATCTGTCCTGACACCTAAAGTTTATTCAAGTGAGGGTCATTCTCTCAACAAGTTCTCTTTTG GCGCCAAGTCTCTCTCTATTCAATCTTTCATTGATGAGAGGAAGTGTGAGACTGTTGTTGAGAAATCATCTCCTGAAGTCCAGCAGCAAATCCCCAATTTGAATGAAGCTTCTCCTTTTGTTTCTGGTGTTGTTAGTGTTGGGGGTTTTCACAACCCAGTAGTTTTATCTAGTTCATCTCCAGCTCCTAAAGTGTGTGATGAG gGCGTGGTAAATGAGGCAAATGTTGAAGCTGCAATTCCAGTGGCGGATTTATCTTCTATAAAAAGTCCTTCTCATTCTATAG CTGGTCTTATTAAGAAATGTGAACCCAAGGCCGATGATAATGGTTTTCAAAGACCCACTTTTGCTCAGTTAAATCGCACTCTTGGTGTTCAATCTAATGGCGATGTTACCAATGGTGAGCCCAATGTTAAACAGGTCGATAATTCTTTTGGAGAACCGTCCCCTCTGGTTCCTATTCGCTTGTCGCAGCGTTTCCATAATGCGGTTGCAAGTTGTTTGTGGTCCCTGATGACGAGGGGGTTTGTTTGTCCAGGTCGAACGGGCAAGATGTTTACCCAACCCGTTTAG